The Chelatococcus sp. HY11 genome includes a window with the following:
- a CDS encoding LysR family transcriptional regulator — MARASLVPASLRYLHQVARSGSIQKAAKELNVAASAIDRQILLLERELDVELFERLPRGMRLTAAGDALVTLARRWRDDERRVAADIKQLQGVDQGHVRLVAMDSHANGFLPRFIERMAIEQPRISLEVEIASPDDALTALLAGNGDIAAIFNLSPRRDVHVHWSAELPFGCIVAPTHALARHETVSLQEVVAHPIALQSKALMIRRYLDARYSWLFADPQKALVTNSLQLVKQLARGGRYVAFTSELDAAPELTAGSLKFLPVRDKGAEPQTVSIAADARKPLSRIGRIVANLLADEIRASLNKAREPAQGTPPPAVSG; from the coding sequence ATGGCACGCGCCTCTCTGGTTCCCGCTTCTCTGCGCTATCTGCATCAGGTCGCGCGCTCGGGTTCTATTCAGAAAGCCGCCAAGGAGCTGAATGTTGCCGCCTCGGCGATTGACCGGCAGATCCTGCTGCTGGAGCGGGAACTGGATGTCGAGCTCTTTGAGCGCCTTCCGCGTGGCATGCGGCTCACGGCTGCCGGCGATGCGCTAGTGACGCTGGCGCGGCGCTGGCGGGACGACGAGCGCCGTGTCGCGGCCGACATCAAGCAGCTTCAGGGCGTCGATCAAGGGCACGTGCGGCTGGTGGCGATGGACAGCCACGCCAACGGCTTCCTGCCGCGTTTCATCGAGCGGATGGCTATCGAGCAGCCGCGCATCTCGCTGGAGGTGGAGATCGCCAGTCCGGATGATGCGCTCACCGCGTTGTTGGCCGGCAATGGCGATATCGCCGCCATTTTCAATCTGTCGCCGCGCCGCGATGTCCATGTGCACTGGAGCGCTGAACTGCCCTTCGGCTGCATCGTGGCTCCAACCCATGCGCTGGCGAGACATGAAACGGTGAGCCTGCAGGAAGTGGTCGCTCATCCCATCGCCCTGCAGAGCAAGGCGCTTATGATCCGCCGCTATCTCGACGCGCGCTACAGCTGGCTGTTCGCCGATCCGCAGAAGGCGCTGGTCACCAATTCCCTCCAGCTGGTCAAACAGCTCGCCCGCGGCGGGCGCTATGTCGCCTTCACATCCGAACTCGACGCGGCGCCGGAACTCACAGCCGGTTCATTGAAATTTCTGCCCGTGCGCGACAAGGGGGCCGAGCCGCAGACGGTCTCCATCGCCGCGGACGCGAGGAAACCGCTCTCGCGTATCGGCCGGATCGTGGCCAATCTCCTCGCCGACGAGATCCGCGCTTCCCTGAACAAGGCCCGCGAACCGGCGCAGGGCACTCCGCCACCGGCCGTTTCCGGGTAG
- a CDS encoding aspartate/glutamate racemase family protein: protein MRMPRAIGIILPSSNRVVERVTRSILDGQPGIDACFTRVPYAGHPPDGYDMAAFRRAAEMLAQARPEVILWNATRGALIGFEPDRRLAATIRAETGIPCTTTALATIEYLRQRKLCRIGLVAQGGDVEGHRLRQTFEQEGIDIAASHNLDITDNFEAANVRPEEIEDHALRLARTTDLDAVLVWSTNLAGYALTGSLREDLRIPVLDSAALGVLNAIGGLTAPVSTI, encoded by the coding sequence ATGCGCATGCCCCGCGCCATCGGGATCATCCTCCCCTCGTCGAACCGGGTCGTCGAGCGTGTGACGCGTTCCATTCTCGACGGGCAACCCGGCATAGATGCCTGCTTCACACGCGTGCCCTATGCTGGCCATCCGCCGGACGGCTATGACATGGCCGCTTTCCGCCGGGCGGCTGAAATGCTTGCGCAAGCGCGGCCCGAGGTGATCCTGTGGAACGCGACTCGCGGCGCGTTGATCGGCTTCGAGCCCGACCGCCGGCTGGCGGCGACCATCCGGGCGGAGACCGGCATTCCCTGCACCACGACGGCGCTCGCCACCATCGAATATCTCAGACAGCGCAAACTCTGCCGCATCGGACTTGTCGCGCAGGGCGGGGACGTCGAAGGCCATCGGCTGCGGCAAACCTTCGAGCAAGAGGGTATCGACATCGCCGCCAGCCATAACCTCGACATAACCGACAATTTCGAGGCGGCGAATGTTAGACCCGAGGAGATCGAAGACCATGCCTTGCGGCTTGCGCGAACGACGGATCTGGACGCGGTGCTGGTCTGGAGCACCAATCTCGCCGGATATGCATTGACGGGATCCTTGCGCGAGGACCTGCGCATCCCTGTCCTCGATTCTGCCGCGCTCGGCGTGTTGAACGCTATTGGCGGGCTGACCGCGCCGGTATCAACCATTTAG
- a CDS encoding VIT family protein, producing MFHPHKENHLVERIGWLRAAVLGANDGIISTASLIVGVASAATSSSEIIVAGVAGMIAGAMSMAAGEYVSVSSQADTERADLARERRELADDPRGEEEELAQIYVARGVAPGLAREVAMQLMAHNALAAHARDELGITETGTARPVQAALASAATFTAGAIVPILAAMAAPAAMVVPVVFAISVGLLALLGALGARAGGASLLKPTLRVAIWGALAMAVTAGIGTLIGKAV from the coding sequence GTGTTTCATCCTCATAAGGAAAACCATCTCGTAGAGCGGATTGGCTGGTTGAGGGCTGCGGTGCTCGGAGCCAATGACGGGATTATCTCGACGGCCAGTCTGATTGTTGGCGTGGCATCGGCGGCAACGTCCTCCAGTGAGATCATTGTAGCCGGAGTTGCGGGGATGATCGCCGGTGCCATGTCGATGGCGGCCGGCGAATATGTCTCGGTCAGTTCCCAGGCTGATACCGAGCGGGCGGATCTGGCGCGGGAGCGGAGGGAACTGGCCGACGATCCCCGGGGTGAGGAGGAGGAACTCGCTCAGATCTACGTGGCGCGTGGTGTTGCCCCGGGCCTCGCGCGGGAGGTCGCCATGCAGCTTATGGCGCATAACGCACTCGCGGCGCATGCGCGCGACGAGCTTGGCATCACCGAGACTGGCACCGCGAGGCCTGTTCAGGCAGCGCTCGCTTCGGCCGCGACTTTCACCGCGGGCGCCATCGTTCCGATCCTCGCCGCGATGGCCGCGCCTGCCGCGATGGTCGTACCCGTTGTCTTTGCGATATCCGTCGGGCTTCTCGCGTTGCTGGGAGCACTTGGCGCGCGAGCGGGTGGGGCAAGCTTGCTAAAGCCAACCCTCCGGGTCGCTATTTGGGGAGCGCTGGCCATGGCCGTGACGGCCGGGATTGGCACGCTCATCGGCAAAGCGGTTTGA
- a CDS encoding ABC transporter permease produces MTDTVSLPLKIAVGVILALVVAPLVVPVMMSVSDTPYIVFPPQGFTLKWYGEVLANPEARGSFLFSLKLAAIVTLVSLVLGLPCALGLTRYRVPGQNAVLGLILSPLIVPLIVTGVALLQVFAMLGSRATMMQLVIGHTVVCLPYVIRSVSASLQLVNRNLEDAAAVLGAPPHVVATRVVWPQVRPGILAGGTFCFIVSFDDYPISMWLADGNHFPVPLYLYTVIERSFDPSIAAIASLMIVFALLLVLVIEKVFGLSLARLAS; encoded by the coding sequence ATGACCGATACCGTCAGCCTCCCGCTCAAGATCGCGGTCGGCGTCATCCTCGCACTCGTCGTGGCCCCGCTCGTGGTGCCGGTCATGATGTCCGTCTCGGACACGCCCTACATCGTCTTTCCGCCGCAGGGCTTCACGCTGAAATGGTACGGCGAGGTGCTGGCCAACCCGGAGGCGCGTGGCAGCTTCCTGTTCTCCCTGAAGCTTGCCGCCATCGTCACGCTTGTGTCGCTGGTTCTCGGCCTGCCCTGCGCACTCGGGCTGACGCGCTACCGCGTGCCTGGGCAGAATGCGGTGCTCGGCCTCATCCTTTCGCCGCTGATTGTGCCGCTGATCGTCACCGGCGTGGCCCTTCTCCAGGTCTTCGCGATGCTGGGATCGCGCGCCACGATGATGCAGCTCGTCATCGGCCACACGGTGGTGTGCCTGCCCTACGTGATCCGTTCCGTGTCGGCCAGTCTCCAGCTGGTCAACCGCAACCTCGAGGACGCCGCCGCGGTGCTTGGCGCTCCTCCGCATGTTGTCGCGACCCGTGTTGTCTGGCCGCAGGTACGCCCCGGCATCCTCGCCGGCGGCACGTTCTGCTTCATCGTCTCCTTCGATGACTATCCGATCTCGATGTGGCTCGCCGACGGCAATCATTTTCCAGTGCCGCTTTATCTCTACACGGTCATCGAGCGTTCCTTCGATCCGTCGATCGCGGCCATCGCCTCGCTGATGATCGTCTTCGCTCTTCTTCTCGTGCTCGTCATCGAAAAGGTCTTTGGCCTGAGTCTCGCGAGGCTCGCGAGCTGA
- a CDS encoding ABC transporter ATP-binding protein — translation MATAIASSNGEVRLAGICRSYGDTQVVRDVNLTASGGQILALLGPSGCGKTTTLRMIAGLVQPSAGEITIDGEPVTGLPVHKRNLGMLFQNYALFPHLTVLDNVAFGLAMRGVSNAETARRAKDALALVRLAGFEDRMPAALSGGQQQRVAMARAIAYRPRVLLLDEPFGALDKKLREDMQIELRQLCNELGLTTILVTHDQEEALILADKIAVMRGGRIEQVDSARAVYDRPVSHFVAEFIGTSNFITAAIIDRSAGRMTLKSAAGHLFESTVPNELSPQARVAVAIRPESIRLTPGDHAPAPNTLSGTVVRSIFKGQMLSVWMKIDDGSELQAAVPIEEAASLNPNPGEVWSARWSAARTLVVREQ, via the coding sequence ATGGCAACCGCAATCGCGTCGAGCAACGGAGAGGTTCGGCTCGCCGGCATCTGCCGTTCCTATGGTGACACGCAGGTCGTGCGCGACGTCAACCTCACCGCATCCGGCGGGCAGATACTGGCCCTGCTCGGCCCTTCCGGCTGCGGGAAGACCACGACGCTGCGCATGATCGCGGGCCTCGTGCAGCCGTCAGCCGGCGAAATCACGATCGATGGCGAGCCGGTCACCGGCTTGCCGGTGCACAAGCGTAATCTCGGCATGCTGTTCCAGAACTACGCGCTGTTCCCGCATCTCACGGTGCTCGACAATGTCGCCTTCGGCCTCGCGATGCGCGGCGTGTCAAATGCGGAAACGGCGCGGCGCGCCAAGGACGCCCTCGCCCTGGTTCGTCTCGCCGGGTTCGAGGATCGGATGCCGGCGGCCCTTTCCGGCGGCCAGCAGCAGCGTGTCGCGATGGCACGCGCCATCGCCTACCGTCCCCGTGTGCTGCTGCTCGATGAACCTTTCGGCGCACTCGACAAGAAGCTGCGCGAGGACATGCAGATCGAGCTGCGCCAGCTCTGCAACGAACTCGGGCTCACGACAATTCTCGTCACCCATGACCAGGAGGAAGCGCTCATCCTCGCGGACAAGATCGCGGTGATGCGTGGTGGGCGTATCGAGCAGGTGGACAGCGCCCGGGCGGTCTATGATCGGCCGGTCTCGCATTTCGTGGCCGAGTTCATCGGCACGTCGAACTTCATCACCGCCGCGATCATCGACAGGTCCGCCGGGCGGATGACGCTGAAGTCCGCCGCCGGCCATCTGTTCGAGAGCACGGTCCCGAACGAGCTTTCGCCGCAAGCCCGGGTCGCCGTGGCCATCCGGCCCGAAAGCATCCGGCTGACGCCGGGCGATCACGCGCCCGCGCCCAACACGCTCTCCGGCACGGTTGTACGCAGCATCTTCAAGGGACAGATGCTGTCAGTCTGGATGAAGATCGACGACGGGTCGGAGCTTCAGGCGGCCGTGCCCATCGAGGAAGCGGCGAGCCTCAATCCGAACCCTGGCGAGGTGTGGTCCGCGCGCTGGTCGGCGGCGCGCACCTTGGTGGTGCGCGAACAGTGA
- a CDS encoding ABC transporter permease, whose protein sequence is MSSVETIDVPSRAISGDPSRAPIGHAPGVGAVGAPLGDRLWRIVAGTRYTGYLLVAPTVLFLGVWFVWPVLTMIHLSLTARVADGVMIEGFTFENYVRLFSSDLYFRILMRTLRIALMTSLFAMLFAYPLAIAIARGGQTIARLVTITILAPLLVNVVVRSYGWQTILNKTGALAYVLKAVGITNPPVLLYTEWAVLIACVHVYLPFMVMPIAGAIGRIDRSVEEAARVAGATRLAVLTRVILPLSLPGLAVGASLVFSLSAAAYVTPQILGGNFSPLLGTLIEQQMLTLNDWPFGAAISTLLITLVLASNLVFLKLVSRRFARWTAPVR, encoded by the coding sequence ATGAGCAGCGTTGAGACTATCGACGTGCCCAGCCGCGCCATCAGCGGCGACCCATCTCGGGCGCCCATCGGGCATGCGCCGGGCGTAGGCGCGGTGGGCGCGCCTCTCGGGGACAGGCTTTGGCGCATCGTCGCGGGGACGCGCTACACCGGCTATCTCCTGGTCGCGCCGACCGTTCTTTTTCTTGGCGTCTGGTTCGTCTGGCCCGTGCTGACGATGATCCATCTCAGCCTCACGGCGCGGGTCGCTGACGGCGTGATGATAGAGGGTTTCACGTTCGAGAATTATGTCCGGCTGTTTTCCTCCGATCTCTATTTCCGCATCCTGATGCGCACGCTACGCATCGCGCTCATGACCAGCCTTTTCGCGATGCTGTTCGCCTATCCGCTCGCCATCGCGATCGCGCGCGGAGGCCAGACCATCGCCCGCCTCGTCACCATCACCATCCTCGCGCCGCTCCTGGTGAATGTGGTGGTGCGCTCCTACGGCTGGCAGACCATTCTCAACAAGACTGGCGCGCTGGCCTATGTGCTGAAGGCTGTCGGCATCACCAACCCGCCCGTGCTGCTCTACACGGAATGGGCTGTCCTGATCGCCTGCGTGCATGTCTATCTGCCCTTCATGGTGATGCCGATCGCAGGCGCCATCGGCCGGATCGACCGTTCGGTCGAGGAGGCGGCGCGCGTGGCCGGCGCAACGCGCCTCGCCGTGCTCACCCGCGTGATCCTGCCGCTGAGCCTGCCGGGACTCGCTGTCGGCGCCTCGCTTGTCTTCTCGCTGAGCGCAGCCGCCTATGTCACGCCGCAGATCCTCGGCGGCAATTTCTCGCCGCTGCTCGGGACGCTGATCGAGCAGCAGATGCTGACGCTCAACGACTGGCCCTTCGGCGCGGCGATCTCGACCTTGCTGATCACCCTCGTGCTCGCGTCGAACCTCGTCTTTCTCAAGCTCGTCAGCCGGCGCTTCGCGCGCTGGACGGCGCCCGTCCGGTGA
- a CDS encoding extracellular solute-binding protein, with protein sequence MTPISRRIFGKLVLGAGALAPLGFVRNGWAQGKEIQIGIWGGSQGEFVKKNIIPAFEKDFGCKVTAEEGFTLANVGKMRATKANPKFSVMFIDDVAIPICKSEGLIEQLPAADMPALAKLYPRFGFDGWGTALAISVASTFNNTSVTPPASYAELWKPEYAGKLKLVSPKNTPSVFFLIVAAALKSGKPFAEAQYLVDDSFDKVAEIKPNVMNLFDNGPQAANEVAQGQADIGLLELSKYIYPYTAKGAPVTMSFPKEGSFAGNNCQVLVKGGPNRDVAVAFMNRMLEPAVQKAFSEYAFTAPPVSGIEFSPETLKFIAYPVEEMDKRGLFTPDWEYINARRSGWTEKLNGIFGV encoded by the coding sequence ATGACGCCTATATCCCGTCGCATCTTCGGCAAGCTGGTCCTCGGTGCCGGCGCGCTCGCACCCCTAGGGTTCGTCCGCAATGGCTGGGCCCAGGGCAAGGAGATCCAGATCGGCATCTGGGGTGGCTCGCAGGGAGAATTCGTCAAGAAGAACATCATTCCGGCCTTTGAAAAGGATTTCGGCTGCAAGGTCACGGCCGAGGAAGGCTTCACCCTCGCCAATGTCGGCAAGATGCGCGCGACCAAGGCCAACCCGAAATTCTCCGTCATGTTCATCGACGACGTGGCGATCCCGATCTGCAAAAGCGAGGGGCTGATCGAACAGCTGCCCGCCGCCGACATGCCGGCGCTTGCCAAGCTCTATCCGCGCTTCGGCTTCGATGGCTGGGGCACGGCGCTGGCGATCTCGGTGGCTAGCACGTTCAACAACACGTCCGTCACGCCCCCCGCCAGCTATGCCGAGCTGTGGAAGCCGGAATATGCCGGCAAGCTGAAGCTGGTGAGCCCGAAGAACACGCCGTCCGTCTTCTTCCTCATTGTCGCGGCTGCGCTCAAGAGCGGCAAGCCCTTCGCGGAGGCGCAATATCTCGTCGACGACAGTTTCGACAAGGTCGCAGAGATCAAGCCGAACGTCATGAACCTGTTCGACAACGGTCCGCAGGCCGCCAACGAAGTTGCGCAGGGCCAGGCCGATATCGGGCTGCTGGAATTGTCGAAGTACATCTATCCCTACACCGCCAAGGGCGCGCCGGTCACGATGAGCTTCCCGAAGGAGGGCTCCTTCGCCGGCAACAACTGTCAGGTGCTGGTGAAGGGCGGGCCGAACAGGGACGTCGCCGTCGCCTTCATGAACCGCATGCTGGAACCGGCTGTGCAGAAGGCGTTCTCTGAATATGCCTTCACCGCCCCGCCGGTCTCGGGCATCGAATTTTCGCCGGAGACGCTCAAATTCATCGCCTATCCCGTCGAGGAAATGGACAAGCGCGGGCTGTTCACACCCGATTGGGAATACATCAACGCCCGCCGCTCGGGCTGGACCGAGAAGCTGAACGGCATCTTCGGCGTCTGA
- a CDS encoding GntR family transcriptional regulator: MTEREDAMLGRNRPFDSDPNDRRPLYVRLREALLERIASGEWVAGASLPSEQALSSAYGVAQGTLRKTLDTLVSEGKLVRRHGKGTFVATYNDSRALSHLLRLVGRDGRREIPTARMISHVKDEARKEEAERLQLRARAKVIRIERVRFFADQPVIWERLALPFAMFPDLEPSKVNELPPHLYEHFGQQYGILVRDALEDLRAVAADEPEASHLLVQRGFPLLEIDRLIYGFNDRPIEWRVSRCVTTDLAFRTETR; this comes from the coding sequence ATGACCGAGAGAGAAGATGCCATGCTAGGCCGCAACAGGCCCTTCGACAGCGATCCGAACGATCGCAGGCCGCTTTATGTGCGGCTCCGCGAGGCTTTGCTCGAACGGATCGCGTCGGGCGAGTGGGTTGCTGGCGCGAGCCTGCCCTCCGAACAGGCTCTGTCGAGTGCCTACGGCGTTGCGCAGGGGACGCTGCGGAAGACGCTCGATACGCTCGTCTCGGAAGGGAAACTCGTGCGGCGCCACGGGAAGGGCACCTTCGTCGCGACCTATAATGACAGCCGGGCGTTGTCGCATCTGCTACGGCTCGTCGGCCGCGATGGCCGGCGCGAAATTCCGACCGCGCGCATGATCAGCCACGTCAAGGACGAGGCGAGGAAAGAGGAGGCCGAGCGGCTGCAGCTGCGCGCGCGCGCCAAGGTTATTCGAATCGAGCGAGTACGCTTCTTCGCCGACCAGCCTGTGATCTGGGAACGTCTGGCCCTGCCCTTTGCCATGTTTCCGGACCTGGAACCAAGCAAAGTCAATGAATTACCGCCGCACCTCTACGAACATTTTGGCCAACAGTACGGGATCCTCGTGCGTGACGCGCTGGAAGACCTCCGGGCGGTCGCCGCGGATGAACCGGAGGCCAGTCATCTTCTTGTCCAGCGCGGGTTTCCACTGCTGGAGATCGACCGGCTTATCTACGGCTTCAATGACCGGCCCATCGAATGGCGCGTCAGCCGATGCGTGACGACCGACCTCGCGTTCCGCACGGAAACCCGTTGA